The following proteins are co-located in the Candidatus Competibacteraceae bacterium genome:
- a CDS encoding PDC sensor domain-containing protein, whose protein sequence is MSQIGQFARHRGSAILGTCRQAFLCQRHVEFLVFVNHVVMNRQHHGLNYLEVIMYHKTFLSFLLTVASMSALGQQMTDAQLKELLDSKIRVVRIFSNNPVLVKAVQNQNAEKLSLDTIKQRDREWSNTGEPTSFMLSLQQNKAGVFLKKRIDTNSAFSEAFLTDNQGANVAMYPPTSDYWQGDEEKWTASFNGGKGQVFVGKIEQDASTGTASTQISVPVIDQNKTIGVLVMGIKLDYIKEKQARNK, encoded by the coding sequence GTGAGTCAGATCGGTCAGTTCGCGCGCCATCGCGGCTCCGCAATACTGGGCACTTGTCGTCAGGCATTTTTATGCCAGCGCCATGTAGAATTTTTGGTTTTTGTCAATCATGTTGTTATGAACAGACAACACCATGGTCTGAATTATTTGGAGGTTATTATGTACCATAAAACATTTCTTTCTTTTTTATTAACCGTGGCCTCAATGTCTGCGCTTGGGCAGCAGATGACTGATGCCCAACTTAAAGAACTACTTGATTCAAAAATTCGAGTCGTGCGAATTTTTTCAAACAACCCGGTTTTGGTCAAGGCGGTACAGAACCAAAATGCTGAAAAATTGAGCCTGGATACGATTAAACAAAGAGATCGGGAATGGAGCAATACTGGAGAACCCACTTCTTTCATGCTATCTTTACAACAAAATAAGGCAGGGGTTTTCCTAAAAAAACGGATAGACACCAACTCCGCTTTCAGCGAGGCATTTTTGACGGATAATCAAGGAGCCAATGTAGCCATGTACCCTCCCACCAGTGATTATTGGCAAGGGGATGAAGAGAAATGGACCGCTTCTTTCAACGGTGGCAAGGGCCAGGTTTTCGTGGGAAAAATTGAACAGGATGCAAGCACTGGCACTGCTTCTACCCAGATTTCCGTACCAGTGATTGATCAAAACAAGACGATTGGCGTTTTGGTGATGGGTATCAAATTAGATTACATTAAAGAAAAACAAGCCAGAAATAAATAA
- a CDS encoding response regulator, producing MPIRKVLVVDDSPTDLANIKSILGEAGCVIVTATNGKDAIEKATEEKPDLIFMDIIMPDMDGYAACRSLGNQAETKNIPVIFVTSKSQKADRLWAQMQGGKGFITKPYTADAITDQLKAFL from the coding sequence ATGCCGATACGAAAAGTCCTTGTCGTCGATGATTCCCCGACGGATCTGGCCAATATCAAAAGCATCCTCGGTGAGGCGGGTTGCGTCATCGTTACCGCCACCAATGGCAAGGATGCCATCGAAAAAGCCACGGAGGAAAAACCGGATCTGATTTTCATGGACATCATCATGCCCGATATGGACGGCTATGCCGCTTGCCGTTCGCTCGGCAACCAGGCGGAAACCAAAAATATTCCGGTGATCTTCGTCACCAGTAAAAGCCAAAAGGCCGACCGACTGTGGGCGCAGATGCAGGGTGGCAAGGGATTTATCACCAAACCCTACACAGCGGACGCTATCACGGATCAACTGAAAGCGTTTCTGTAA
- a CDS encoding chemotaxis protein CheW, whose product MSQPLRNTVAEPRETRALAKLTLGGYSWLLPQTEIRSLESLLDIDQEVQAPRSIGAIALGGEWWPVYCLSSELRLLPQLPDNRRICALLDNGADRFGLLCDQVETLAKAPRLLALPACMGSPDSPVQALAPLDEGLGCVTDTEHLAALLAALAEDAGGHH is encoded by the coding sequence ATGAGCCAACCCCTTCGAAACACGGTGGCCGAACCGCGGGAGACTCGGGCGTTGGCCAAGCTAACCCTGGGTGGATACTCATGGCTATTGCCACAAACGGAGATCAGGTCCCTGGAATCGCTCCTCGATATCGACCAAGAGGTGCAAGCACCGCGAAGTATCGGCGCCATCGCGCTCGGCGGTGAGTGGTGGCCGGTGTACTGCCTATCCAGCGAATTGCGGCTATTGCCGCAACTACCGGACAATCGACGGATCTGTGCGTTACTGGATAATGGCGCCGATCGCTTCGGCTTGCTTTGCGATCAGGTCGAAACGCTCGCCAAAGCCCCGCGCCTGCTGGCGCTGCCGGCCTGCATGGGGTCGCCGGACTCCCCCGTTCAGGCGCTGGCACCGCTTGACGAGGGGCTGGGTTGTGTGACCGACACCGAGCATCTGGCGGCGTTGCTCGCCGCGCTCGCGGAGGATGCCGGTGGCCACCACTGA
- a CDS encoding chemotaxis protein CheW codes for MNDKADRIPRRWLEPSAALNRFKPPPGIMGGLAATERRRARYGFWIGDIGLLIDQDTTSEVLERWVIYPLPNVPSWFLGLINLRGNLVPIFDVKQFLQMEEGAREKRWLLILDQGEGTVGFFIDGLPQPVSAHQALPRLPPLPAALRIHIAGGYSQDDQTWLGFDHRSFFRTLGQQVAGIS; via the coding sequence ATGAACGACAAGGCTGACCGGATTCCCCGACGCTGGCTGGAACCCAGCGCGGCGCTCAACCGCTTCAAACCGCCACCCGGCATCATGGGCGGACTGGCCGCCACCGAACGTCGGCGCGCACGGTACGGTTTCTGGATCGGCGACATCGGTTTGCTCATCGACCAGGACACCACCAGCGAGGTGCTGGAACGATGGGTGATTTATCCGCTACCTAACGTACCCTCCTGGTTTCTCGGGCTGATCAACCTGCGCGGCAATTTGGTGCCGATATTCGACGTGAAACAGTTCTTGCAAATGGAAGAAGGCGCCCGGGAAAAACGCTGGCTGCTGATCCTGGACCAGGGTGAGGGTACGGTCGGCTTTTTTATCGATGGTCTACCTCAGCCCGTAAGTGCCCACCAAGCCCTCCCCCGCTTACCACCATTGCCGGCCGCATTGCGAATCCATATCGCCGGAGGCTACTCGCAGGACGACCAAACCTGGCTGGGGTTCGACCACCGAAGCTTTTTCCGAACCCTGGGTCAACAAGTCGCTGGAATATCCTGA
- a CDS encoding response regulator, translating to MIAKDQLANEFPYTLHRPFIATRVLSVLDRVANQISTVPTEERTISETSIAGGTSEQTLKALVVDDSSTIRMQVELELKLLGIRTDTAESGEQAFELLSKNDYDIIFLDVILPGVDGYQICKTIKKDKTKKKTPVIMLTSKSSPFDRVRGALAGCDTYLTKPAKQNSFQKVVKKYLKTP from the coding sequence ATGATCGCCAAAGATCAGCTGGCTAATGAATTCCCCTATACCCTGCACCGACCCTTTATCGCGACTCGCGTACTTAGTGTATTAGATCGGGTTGCCAATCAAATATCGACCGTTCCCACCGAAGAACGCACTATCAGCGAAACATCGATAGCTGGCGGAACCTCGGAGCAAACTCTCAAGGCTTTGGTAGTAGATGATAGCAGTACGATCAGAATGCAGGTTGAGCTGGAATTAAAGCTACTTGGGATTCGAACCGACACCGCCGAATCTGGTGAGCAAGCTTTCGAATTACTCTCTAAAAATGACTACGACATCATTTTTCTGGACGTAATCTTACCCGGGGTTGACGGCTATCAGATCTGCAAGACGATCAAAAAAGATAAAACCAAAAAGAAAACGCCGGTCATCATGCTGACCAGCAAATCGTCACCCTTCGACCGGGTCAGAGGCGCATTGGCCGGCTGCGACACCTATCTAACCAAACCCGCCAAACAAAATTCCTTTCAGAAGGTAGTCAAGAAATACCTGAAAACGCCCTAA
- a CDS encoding ABC transporter substrate-binding protein has product MHIQNDATASTLTAGRRRMKGGMALGLLLGFCAATPWSWAEDPGITSNSIRIGATIPLEGDFRVYGLSMKRGMEAALADQTVQKRRIEFIAINDFYNPAEAVNAAQQLIEKGIFAMVNSFGSPTTKAVLPLLAENKVPAIGFYTGAAFTGPGDVLNFRAGYAKEVETVVETALAAGLKPTEVCAYAQNDAYGMAGIQGFRAALAKQPGTESIVAKVDQILNAPGDNPTRNGIGPVGTYQRDTLSARPGYLSLKKWETDTGDRCRLVATIAVYEPTVKFMGYARFKGEDWIFSSPSPAAGERLADLLKDHKIRDKVIATQVVPAPNSPLPVVVDARKALGNDLNYVSLESYIVGKLFLAILQAIDKPLTRENFLKAARRQPYDIGGIQVDFTTSNQGSDFILMTLLQDGHFTVIEPSDINKLFTQ; this is encoded by the coding sequence ATGCACATACAAAACGACGCCACCGCCAGCACCCTCACGGCAGGCCGACGACGGATGAAGGGTGGCATGGCTCTGGGGCTACTGCTCGGCTTTTGCGCGGCCACACCCTGGAGTTGGGCCGAAGACCCAGGCATTACCAGTAACAGCATCCGCATCGGCGCCACCATTCCCCTGGAAGGGGACTTCAGAGTGTATGGCCTATCGATGAAACGTGGGATGGAGGCGGCGCTGGCCGACCAAACGGTGCAGAAACGTCGCATCGAGTTCATCGCGATCAACGACTTTTACAACCCCGCCGAAGCGGTTAACGCTGCCCAGCAATTAATTGAAAAAGGGATTTTTGCAATGGTCAATAGTTTCGGCTCGCCGACCACCAAAGCGGTGCTGCCGCTACTGGCCGAAAATAAAGTACCCGCGATCGGCTTTTACACCGGTGCGGCCTTTACTGGGCCAGGCGATGTGTTGAACTTCCGCGCCGGCTACGCCAAGGAAGTGGAGACGGTGGTGGAGACAGCGCTGGCGGCGGGCCTCAAACCGACCGAAGTGTGCGCCTACGCCCAAAACGACGCTTACGGCATGGCCGGCATTCAGGGATTCCGCGCGGCTCTGGCCAAACAGCCCGGCACTGAATCCATTGTCGCCAAGGTAGACCAGATTCTGAACGCACCGGGGGATAACCCGACACGCAATGGCATCGGTCCAGTCGGCACTTACCAACGCGATACCCTGAGCGCGCGGCCCGGCTATCTCTCCTTGAAGAAATGGGAAACCGACACCGGTGACCGTTGCCGGTTAGTAGCCACCATTGCGGTATACGAGCCAACCGTCAAGTTTATGGGGTATGCTCGCTTCAAGGGCGAAGACTGGATTTTTAGCTCGCCATCGCCGGCGGCAGGCGAGCGGCTGGCGGATCTTCTCAAAGACCACAAAATTCGGGACAAGGTGATCGCCACTCAGGTCGTACCAGCGCCCAATTCACCGCTGCCGGTGGTCGTGGACGCACGCAAGGCATTGGGTAACGACCTGAATTACGTGTCGTTGGAAAGCTACATTGTCGGCAAGTTGTTCCTCGCAATCCTACAAGCGATCGACAAACCGCTGACTCGGGAAAACTTTCTCAAGGCCGCGCGCCGCCAGCCCTATGACATCGGCGGTATCCAGGTGGATTTCACCACCAGCAACCAAGGTTCCGATTTTATCCTGATGACCTTATTGCAAGACGGCCATTTCACGGTGATCGAGCCGAGCGATATCAACAAACTGTTCACCCAATAA
- a CDS encoding HAMP domain-containing protein yields the protein MRNLKIGTRLFLLLLVPLVILLIIGIDAYIGLVAANKVFTKIDKELSEINFFTSLSATVRTDLQEVANGVSYGTISWEEADRRLVSAKPEFERIWNGYLATAEEARKEITQDTFGPEVANITQAFEELQSLVKGRDHARLTLYLENELSGLTVSFFDALQALTLTTQQEAQEGLENTAQANDRFLTLLTILGIAGILFSGLLGFYIYRSISTTLQRLTGTVQGVTAGDFTIRSAVTGSDELATLGQAFDRLLDERLAVLVQTEKENETLNDSIINLLQAVSLISQRDLTVHVPVTEDMTGPVADALNLLTSETVTVLKGVTRISEEVATASDKVKTQSDAVIVVAENERLAVDQTAVDLIAASETMQQIAQLAQECSATAETTIKTTQAALQAVTSTVSGINSTRDTIRETEKRIKRLGERSQEISGVVNLINTIAERTHILALNASMHAASAGEAGRGFAVVADEVQRLAQNAREATSQIATLVSNIQIETADTVNAMNTAISQVVDGSRLAEQAGEQMQLTQETTTELVTAVQQIASRSQEQARISNELLGRAEQIQASTQQTSQQLLEQTVQTTNLVEYAKNLLNSVRVFRLPA from the coding sequence ATGCGTAATCTTAAAATCGGTACACGTCTTTTTCTTTTGCTGTTAGTTCCGCTAGTGATATTGCTGATTATCGGCATTGACGCTTATATAGGTCTTGTTGCCGCTAACAAAGTTTTTACAAAAATCGATAAAGAGTTGAGTGAGATAAACTTCTTTACTTCCCTGTCCGCGACAGTCCGCACGGATTTGCAGGAAGTAGCTAATGGAGTGAGCTATGGCACGATAAGCTGGGAAGAAGCCGACCGACGACTGGTGTCCGCCAAGCCTGAATTTGAGCGGATTTGGAACGGCTATCTTGCCACCGCGGAGGAAGCCCGCAAGGAAATCACGCAAGATACCTTCGGCCCAGAAGTCGCAAACATCACCCAGGCGTTTGAGGAATTACAGAGCCTCGTCAAAGGGCGAGACCACGCCCGATTGACCCTGTACTTGGAAAACGAGCTATCCGGTTTGACTGTTTCTTTCTTCGACGCTTTGCAAGCCCTGACATTAACCACTCAGCAAGAAGCGCAAGAGGGCCTTGAAAACACTGCACAAGCAAACGATAGATTCCTGACCCTACTGACCATACTGGGCATTGCCGGTATCCTGTTTTCGGGTTTACTGGGATTTTATATTTACAGATCCATCTCAACGACTCTACAACGCTTAACGGGTACCGTACAGGGGGTCACCGCGGGTGACTTTACTATCCGCTCCGCGGTGACGGGCAGCGATGAACTGGCGACTTTGGGGCAGGCATTCGACCGGTTGCTGGATGAGAGACTGGCTGTATTGGTGCAGACGGAGAAAGAGAATGAAACACTGAATGACTCCATCATCAATCTGCTGCAAGCGGTGTCCCTGATTAGCCAGAGAGACCTGACCGTCCATGTGCCGGTCACCGAGGATATGACCGGACCGGTGGCGGACGCCTTGAACCTGCTCACCAGCGAAACCGTCACGGTATTGAAGGGTGTGACCCGCATCTCCGAGGAAGTGGCGACCGCGTCCGACAAGGTGAAAACACAGTCCGATGCGGTAATCGTCGTGGCTGAAAACGAGCGGCTGGCCGTGGATCAAACCGCCGTCGACTTGATCGCCGCGTCCGAAACCATGCAACAGATCGCCCAACTGGCACAGGAATGCAGCGCCACGGCTGAAACCACCATCAAGACCACCCAAGCGGCGCTGCAAGCAGTGACCAGTACAGTCAGCGGTATCAACAGCACCCGCGACACCATCCGCGAAACGGAAAAGCGTATCAAGCGATTGGGTGAACGCTCCCAAGAGATCAGCGGCGTGGTGAACCTGATCAACACCATCGCCGAACGCACCCACATCCTGGCGCTAAACGCCAGCATGCACGCGGCCTCGGCCGGCGAGGCGGGCCGGGGCTTCGCGGTCGTGGCCGACGAAGTACAGCGGCTGGCGCAAAACGCCCGCGAAGCGACTTCGCAAATCGCCACTCTGGTCAGCAATATCCAGATCGAAACGGCGGACACGGTGAATGCGATGAACACCGCCATCAGCCAGGTGGTGGACGGTAGCCGGCTAGCGGAACAAGCTGGCGAACAAATGCAACTCACTCAGGAAACCACCACCGAGCTGGTAACCGCCGTGCAGCAAATCGCCTCCCGCTCACAGGAACAGGCACGGATCAGCAACGAACTATTGGGCCGTGCCGAACAAATTCAAGCCAGCACCCAGCAAACCAGCCAACAGTTGCTGGAGCAGACCGTGCAGACCACCAATCTGGTGGAATACGCCAAAAATCTGTTGAACTCTGTGCGTGTGTTCCGGCTGCCGGCCTAA
- a CDS encoding response regulator, with translation MLISEESIAVLEAEVAEALGILEGLPAENGGADQDGITAAIRRYAEQVERIGLAAGEAGFSGLQDTCLLFQENLTALSARGGLSDTERERLEEWPTLVIGYLMSPSDSQASDALLEHLQNPVWSTPLPAAEAQVLRDLLIPAESAPGREESGETPETWAEPTEPVTVITKETVAKLLQAETGVRPSPATLSPEKGAEPVTDSSAWAPSPLIGEDGDRKFEGLTPAILPVEPPDSTTAPPPALAGEPTIPIAVEPQIDTGHATAAPPAAEPQPVIEAAPETFATATVEETTPATATEPTQEAPVVTPLESLEVAATGTLEQELEPPVVTVSDTPLTPLREGTGFAAETEDLEATEDLEATEDLEATEDLGSPATSFAPDAAQQELLEILCEEIAQIAEATTEVLAVVSAADSAPETRAEAWSGYAEYLERLGEASASINLTGLQQACAYLYTNLLELAAQDGPLHPEQQRVVGAWPALALSYLRAPDDRSTCEALIRHLQETHWPQPLAAADATALSDLLLAPKLVTEEADAEARPQQAQPSDVSLELPADVNQDLLDGLLQELPQQAADFSTAIQRLAAGDGQLADMEVARRIAHTLKGAGNTVGVRGIATLTHHMEDILQALSKHGVLPNRPLADTLLNAADCLETMSEALLGMSEPPPQALTVLQTVLDWANRIDRVGVPASDEIPPPATARPEEPPAAAAQPPETALAPQQPAASTTETALRVPAHLVDNLLRLVGESIILTGQVQERIRKTIDHTRAVAAQNRLFQGLTAELEQLVDVRNVSSPLSKSIQRGDFDPLELEQYNELNTVTHRLVETAIDAREMNRAVEDNLVLLDSLLVDQGRLHRDSQEAVLRTRMVPIQTMVPRLQRSVRQTCRLVDKEAELVVRGADTPMDSNVLNNMVDPLMHILRNAIDHGIESPHQRQRLGKPQAGRIELHFMREGNNIAIHCRDDGAGLDLAAIRRTAEERGLLAPDKPLEPDKLARLILLPGFSTRGSATQTSGRGIGMDMVYSRLLDMKGSLRIQTEAGKGCLMELRLPVTLISTHALLLRVRDQIYALSDRGVEQILYSGAGKIQTLGKITTYRLGNDTHELTLLENLLNLPQDRREHDRSAAPVLLVREETGSLQAVLVQEVLDSRDLVVKNMGQYIPTLPGIVGATILGDGSVAPVLDLPELLRTRTAGQRLPTAAAQSAKSAASVPHRQIVLAVDDSLSARRSLAQFVQDAGFEVRTARDGLEAIEIINGQRPDLVLADLEMPRMNGLELTAHLRANQPTHDLPVIMITSRSTAKHRNEAETVGVDTYLTKPFMEDELIEQIHRLLHS, from the coding sequence ATGCTGATATCGGAAGAAAGCATTGCGGTATTGGAAGCCGAGGTCGCCGAAGCGCTCGGCATTTTGGAGGGATTGCCCGCTGAAAACGGCGGAGCCGATCAAGACGGGATCACCGCGGCGATCCGCCGTTATGCCGAGCAGGTGGAACGTATCGGTTTAGCGGCTGGCGAGGCTGGTTTTTCGGGGCTGCAGGACACTTGTCTGTTATTTCAGGAAAACCTGACGGCCCTGAGCGCCCGAGGGGGGCTCAGCGACACCGAACGGGAACGACTGGAGGAATGGCCGACACTGGTCATTGGCTATCTGATGTCTCCGAGCGACTCGCAGGCCAGCGATGCGCTGCTCGAGCATTTGCAAAACCCAGTTTGGAGTACGCCGCTGCCGGCGGCGGAAGCCCAGGTACTGCGCGATCTGCTGATACCAGCCGAATCGGCGCCAGGTCGGGAAGAGTCGGGCGAAACGCCGGAAACCTGGGCTGAACCCACCGAACCGGTCACCGTTATAACGAAAGAAACGGTGGCGAAACTTCTTCAGGCGGAAACCGGCGTTCGCCCTTCTCCCGCGACGCTCTCCCCAGAAAAGGGGGCAGAACCGGTAACCGACAGCTCCGCATGGGCTCCTTCCCCTTTGATCGGAGAGGACGGAGATCGGAAATTCGAAGGATTGACACCCGCAATACTTCCGGTGGAACCACCCGACTCCACCACCGCGCCACCACCGGCGCTGGCCGGCGAACCGACGATCCCGATCGCGGTCGAGCCTCAAATCGACACCGGTCATGCCACAGCCGCCCCTCCGGCGGCGGAACCGCAACCGGTTATCGAAGCCGCGCCGGAAACTTTCGCCACCGCGACCGTCGAGGAAACGACGCCCGCCACGGCGACAGAACCCACGCAAGAAGCCCCTGTAGTGACTCCGTTGGAATCGCTCGAGGTTGCGGCGACTGGAACCCTTGAGCAAGAACTGGAGCCTCCTGTCGTAACCGTCAGCGACACACCATTGACCCCCCTTCGGGAAGGAACGGGTTTCGCGGCGGAAACGGAAGACCTGGAAGCCACGGAAGACCTGGAAGCCACGGAAGACCTGGAAGCCACGGAAGATCTGGGAAGTCCGGCAACATCGTTCGCGCCAGACGCCGCCCAGCAGGAACTGTTGGAAATCCTTTGCGAGGAAATCGCACAGATCGCCGAAGCCACCACTGAAGTTTTGGCTGTGGTCTCGGCCGCCGACAGCGCACCCGAAACCCGCGCCGAAGCTTGGTCCGGCTATGCCGAATACCTGGAGCGACTGGGAGAGGCTTCGGCCTCCATCAACTTGACAGGCCTACAACAAGCCTGTGCCTATCTGTACACCAACCTGCTCGAACTGGCTGCTCAGGATGGCCCGCTGCATCCGGAGCAGCAGCGCGTGGTGGGCGCCTGGCCCGCGCTGGCGCTTAGCTACCTGCGAGCGCCCGACGACCGCTCGACATGCGAAGCACTGATTCGGCATCTGCAAGAGACTCACTGGCCGCAACCGCTGGCAGCCGCCGACGCGACCGCGCTGAGCGATCTGCTGCTTGCGCCGAAGTTGGTCACCGAGGAAGCCGATGCGGAAGCCCGGCCGCAACAGGCACAACCCAGCGATGTATCGCTGGAACTACCGGCCGATGTCAATCAGGACTTGCTGGATGGCTTGCTGCAGGAACTGCCCCAACAAGCCGCGGACTTCTCCACCGCCATCCAACGGCTGGCCGCCGGCGATGGCCAACTCGCCGACATGGAAGTGGCGCGGCGCATCGCCCATACCTTGAAGGGCGCCGGCAACACCGTTGGGGTGCGTGGCATCGCCACTCTGACCCACCACATGGAAGATATCCTGCAAGCACTCTCCAAGCATGGCGTGCTGCCCAACCGACCGCTGGCCGATACCCTGCTCAACGCCGCCGACTGCCTGGAAACCATGAGCGAGGCGCTACTGGGCATGAGTGAGCCGCCGCCGCAGGCGCTGACCGTGCTGCAAACCGTGTTGGACTGGGCCAACCGCATCGACCGGGTGGGAGTGCCCGCCAGCGACGAAATCCCGCCCCCGGCGACTGCCCGACCGGAAGAGCCTCCCGCCGCCGCCGCACAACCGCCAGAAACCGCGCTCGCACCGCAGCAACCCGCCGCTTCGACCACCGAAACGGCCTTGCGGGTTCCCGCCCATCTAGTGGACAACCTACTGCGACTGGTGGGAGAAAGCATCATCCTCACCGGCCAAGTACAGGAGCGGATTCGTAAAACCATTGATCACACTCGAGCAGTGGCGGCGCAAAATCGGCTGTTCCAGGGCCTGACCGCCGAGCTGGAACAACTGGTCGATGTCCGCAACGTATCCTCGCCACTATCCAAATCGATACAGCGCGGCGATTTCGACCCCCTGGAACTGGAACAGTACAACGAACTTAACACGGTTACTCACCGGTTGGTGGAAACCGCCATCGACGCCCGCGAGATGAACCGCGCCGTGGAGGACAACCTGGTACTGCTGGATTCGCTGCTGGTAGACCAGGGCCGTCTACACCGGGACAGCCAGGAAGCGGTGCTGCGTACCCGCATGGTGCCCATTCAAACCATGGTGCCCCGGCTACAACGCAGCGTGCGCCAAACCTGCCGGCTGGTGGATAAGGAAGCGGAACTGGTGGTACGCGGCGCCGACACCCCCATGGACAGCAACGTGCTCAACAACATGGTCGATCCGTTGATGCACATCCTGCGCAACGCGATCGATCACGGCATCGAGTCGCCCCACCAGCGCCAGCGTCTGGGCAAACCCCAAGCGGGACGGATCGAGCTGCATTTCATGCGCGAGGGCAACAACATCGCCATCCACTGCCGGGATGATGGCGCCGGGCTGGATCTGGCGGCGATCCGCCGGACGGCGGAAGAACGTGGCCTGCTCGCCCCCGACAAACCGCTGGAGCCGGACAAGCTGGCCCGGTTGATCCTGCTGCCGGGATTCTCCACCCGTGGCTCGGCGACTCAAACCTCGGGGCGCGGCATCGGCATGGACATGGTCTACAGCCGGCTGTTGGACATGAAAGGCTCGCTGCGTATCCAGACCGAAGCGGGCAAGGGTTGCCTGATGGAATTGCGGCTACCGGTCACCCTGATCTCCACCCACGCGCTGCTGTTGCGTGTACGGGACCAGATCTATGCCCTCTCCGATCGCGGCGTCGAACAAATCCTGTACTCCGGAGCCGGCAAGATACAGACGCTGGGCAAAATAACCACCTACCGACTGGGCAACGACACTCACGAACTCACCTTGCTGGAAAACCTGCTCAATCTGCCGCAAGACCGGCGCGAGCACGACCGCAGCGCGGCGCCGGTGCTGCTGGTGCGAGAAGAAACCGGTAGCCTCCAAGCCGTGCTGGTGCAGGAAGTGTTGGACAGCCGCGACTTGGTGGTCAAAAACATGGGCCAATACATCCCCACACTCCCCGGCATCGTGGGCGCCACCATCCTTGGCGACGGCAGCGTGGCGCCGGTGCTGGATCTGCCCGAGCTGTTGCGCACCCGCACCGCCGGCCAGCGGTTACCGACGGCCGCTGCCCAATCGGCGAAATCCGCCGCCTCCGTCCCCCACCGACAAATCGTGCTGGCGGTGGACGATTCGCTGAGCGCGCGCCGTTCGCTAGCGCAGTTCGTGCAAGACGCCGGCTTCGAAGTGCGTACCGCGCGCGACGGCCTGGAGGCGATCGAAATCATCAACGGCCAGCGCCCAGACCTGGTATTAGCCGACTTGGAGATGCCGCGCATGAACGGCCTGGAGCTAACCGCGCATCTGCGGGCCAACCAGCCCACCCACGATTTACCGGTCATCATGATCACCTCGCGCTCCACCGCCAAGCACCGGAATGAAGCCGAGACCGTCGGCGTCGATACTTATCTGACCAAGCCGTTCATGGAAGACGAACTCATCGAACAGATACACAGGTTATTGCACTCATGA